Genomic window (Desulforapulum autotrophicum HRM2):
TTTCCTTCCGCCACCTACTCTCTATAGTTCGGCGAACCTTACGACTCAAACCATGCGTTTCTGATTTCCGCAATATTTGGCAGAACCCTTCATCCGCCTCCAGTATCTTTAAATCATCAACACAGTCTCCTCCGGCAAGATTGAGCAGCACCAAAGATAAAACCATCTGGGAATCAGTCCAGCCTTGCGAGTTCTTTCTTACCTTCAGATGTTTTTGGATGGATTTGGACAACCCGATTACTTTGGCCAAGTCGAGATAGACGGGCAGGCCAGCCAATGCGGTCATGCCGGTCTGAGTTTTTTCTTCTTCATACTTGAATGGAAGCACGCCTTGTGTCATAACTTGTTTCACCCCGTTGATGATAGTTTTTTGTTCGCACAAAGACTCTATCTGCTTGAACCATCAAGCGCAACGGGGTTTTTCTTTTTTTTAGGTGGTGGATTGGGGTTGCATTTCAAATCGGCCTAGGAAAAACGGCCGGGGGTCTATCAAAAAATTTCATCAAATTAAAACGAATCTCAAATCCTTGTTTATATCAGCCTATACCCCCAATATGATTGCCCACCACAGGTTGTTCCGGCAACCCAGTTGCTTTTTCCTGCGCTTTATTTTGACAAACCCCCTGTTTCCATTATATAAGAGACCCCTTTAATCTTTTTTAAGGTCTAATCTTATTCAAGGAGACACGAACGACAATGGAAAAAGGAAAGGTAAGCCGACGCATCCGCTATTTCATGGATAAACGTGAGATGGACCTTGCAGCCCTTGCAGGTCTGACAGGGCTCAAGCAGGAGTTTCTCGACACCATGCTCAACGAAAATGTTTACCCTCCCCTGGGGCCGCTCATGAAAATTGCCAGGGCCCTTGGCGTGAGGCTTGGCACCTTTCTGGACGACCAGGAGAGCGATGACCCCTTTATTGTCAGACGATCCGAGCGTGAGGCTGCCTTCAGCGTCCTTGGAGGCAAGGGCAAACCTGCTGCCCTTAACTTCTACTCCCTTGGCAAGGGCAAGACTGACCGTCACATGGAACCTTTTTTTGTTGAAATCCTGCCGGAATCGGCCAAAACCAAGGAACTTTCCTCCCACGAGGGCGAGGAGTTCATCGCCGTGGTCACGGGGTGCGTTGAGATCATCTACGGCAAAGAGACCTACCTGCTCAACCCCGGAGACAGCGTCTATTACAATTCCGTAGTTCCCCATTACGTAAGCTGCGCAGGCAGCGAAAAGGCCGAAATCCATGCGGTCATTTACATACCAGAGTAAGGGGAGACAACCATGACCAACACCACCACCCTCGAGGAACACACCCTGGGCCAGATATTGGACCGAACCGTTGAACGATATCCAGACAACGAAATCCTTGTCTATATTGACAGGGATTTCAGACTCACCTATCGTGAATTTTCAAACCTTGTGGACGAGGTTGCAAAGGGTCTTATGGCCCTGGGCATTAAAAAGGGAGAAAAGGTTGCGGTATGGGCAACGAACATCCCCTTCTGGGTCACACTTCAGTTTGCAACGGCAAAAATCGGTGCCGTGCTTCTCACGGTCAACACCAACTACAAGCTTGCCGAGCTTGACTATCTGCTGAAGCAGTCTGATACGGAGAATCTATTTATCATCGACGGATTCCAGGATACCGATTACGTCAACACCCTGTACGAACTTGTGCCCGAGCTCAAAACCCAGCAGCGGGGACACCTGTCATCACCCAGCTACCCCTGCCTCAAACGCGTCTGCTTTCTGGGCCAGGAAAAGCACAGAGGCATGTACTCGATCCCCGAAATCCGGGCCCTGGGCACCATGGTATCCGACGATCAATACCTTGAAAGACAGGCGACCCTGGATTGCCACGACGTGGTAAACATGCAGTACACCTCGGGCACAACCGGGTTTCCCAAGGGGGTGATGCTCACCCACTACAACATCGGCAACAACGGGTTCTGGATCGGAGAGAACCAGCGATTTTCAGAGAACGACCGCCTCTGCCTGCCCGTACCCCTGTTTCACTGCTTTGGCTGTGTACTCGGGGTGCTTGCCGCCGTGACCCACGGCACAGCCATGGTGATACTTGAGGGTTTTGACCCGCTCTTGATCATGGCCTCGGTGGAACAGGAACGATGCACGGCCCTGTACGGGGTGCCCACCATGTTCATTGCCGTGCTTGACCATCCCATGTTCAAAAAGTTCGATTTTTCAACCCTTAGAACGGGTATCATGGCAGGCTCCAACTGCCCGGTCCATGTAATGGAGCAGGTAATTGAAAAAATGAACATGACGGATATCACCATCTGCTATGGACTGACCGAGGCAAGCCCTGTCATGACCTACACCCGCATTAACGACGATTTAAGAAAGAGAGTTGAAACCGTTGGCCAGGCTCTGCCCCACATTGAGGTAAAAATAATCGACATTGACACGGGCGAAACCCTTGCCCCGGGAATTCAGGGCGAGGTGTGCTGCAGGGGGTACAATGTCATGAAGGGCTACTACAACAATCCCCAGGCCACGGCCGATGCCATTGACACCAAAGGCTGGCTCCACTCTGGGGACCTTGGCATCATGGACAAGGACGGATACCTGTCAATCACAGGTCGCCACAAGGACATGATCATCCGGGGCGGGGAAAACATCTATCCCAGGGAGATCGAAGAGTTTCTCTACCGAATGGACGAGATCAAGGATGTCCAGGTAGCAGCCGTTCCCAGTGAAAAATATGGGGAGGAGGTGGGCGCCTTTATCGTGCTCAAGGAGGGCACCTTACTTGATGAGAGCGATGTCATGGATTTTTGCAGGGGCAAGATCAGCCGGTACAAGATCCCCCGCTACGTCACCATGGTCGAGGGTTATCCCATGACGGCCAGCGGCAAGATTCAAAAATTCAAGCTATCCGAACTTGCCACTGAAATCTGGCCGGAACGACGATAGGAATCAAGGGCGTTGCCCAATCAGGCAACGCTCCTGGATTACGCTTCGCCGTAAAGCCGCAGTTTTTTAAGAAGCGTTTTCCGGGTAATGCCCAGGCGCCTGGCCGCTTCACTCTTGTTGTTGTCGGCCGAGGCAAGGGTCTTTAACACGGCTTCCTGCTCGATCTCGGCCAGGGGACGATCCACACCCGCAGATGGATTTTCCCCGGACCACCCTGTATTCATGACCTGTCCCTGTCGAATAAACGGCAGGTCGTTCAGGTTCAGATAGTCCGACCGTGCCAGAACCACACCCCGCTCCACCGAGTTCATCAGTTCCCTTACATTGCCCGGCCAGGGGTAATGGATCATGGCGTCCATGGCCTCGGGGGTAAACCCCCTGATGTCACGGTTGTTTTTTTCGGCAAACAGTCTTAAGAAATGCAGGGCAAGCACCGGCACATCCTGGCTGCGGGCCCTGAGGGGCGGAATCTCGATACCGACCACGTTGAGCCGGAAGAAGAGATCCTGCCTGAAATGCCCCTGTTCGACCATCCGGGCCAGATCCCGGTTGGTCGATGCCATGACCCTCACATCAACGGGAACAGGGGTTTCGCTGCCAACCGGAGTCACCTCCCGTTCCTGGAGCACCCGCAACAGCTTGGCCTGCATGGCCTGATTCATCTCGCCGATCTCATCCAGAAGGATACTGCCCCTGTCTGCGGCAAGAAAGCTGCCCTTTCTTCGCCGGTCAGCCCCGGTAAAGGCCCCCCGCTCGTGGCCAAACAGCTCGGATTCCAGCAGAGTCTCAGTGATGGCGGCACAGTTGATCCGGACAAAGGGGTGCACTCTTCTTGTGGAATTCTGGTGAAGGGCCCCGGCAATGAGCTCCTTGCCCGTTCCCGATTCGCCATAAATAAGAATATTGGCCTCCGACGGCGCCACCATCTCAACCGTTTCAAGCAAGGCGAGCATGGCCGGGCTGTTGCCGATGATATTCTCCCGGTTGAACTGTTTGCCAAGGCTCTGCCTGAGGGTGAGATTCTCCTGTTTCAGGCAGAGGGTCTCGACCATGCGGGCAAGGGTCAACTTGAGCTTTTCAAAATCAAGGGGTTTTGTCAGATAGTCAACCGCTCCACGTTTTAACGCGGTAACGGCTGTTTCAACCGACGAATAGGCCGTCATGATGATCACCGGCAATGACGGATTAAATCCGTGAATCTCCTCAAGGGCCTCCATGCCCGACATGGTGATCATCTTCATGTCCATGAGCACCATGTCAAAGGGGGCTGATTTTACCGCATCAACTCCAGTTGTCCCATCATCGGCCACAGTCACCTCATAGCCCCACCCGGTCATCAGTGTCCTGAGCATGGTCCTGTGACCCAGATCATCATCCACAACCAGTATCCTGTTTCTGCAATCCATTATTCTGTCTCCCCAGTGTCCAGGCAGGGAATCTTAAGAAAAAAGGTCGTTCCATGCCCCTCCCTGCTTTCCACCCTGATGTCAGCGCCCATGGTCTCAAGGTTTCGGTGTACCATGGCAAGCCCCAGCCCCGTACCCCTGGCCCTTGTGGTATAATAGGGGTCAAATATTTTTTCCATATCCGACACGGCAATGCCAGACCCGGTATCGCTCACCTCAACAAACAAACACCCCTTTTCCGTGGTCACCTTTACCCCGAGGGTGCCACCGTTGTCCATGGCCTGGATGGCGTTGAGGTAGAGGTTTAAAAGAATCTGGTTGAGCCTGTCTGGATCAATTGTCACCTCTTTTTGATCCCTGGGGATCGTTTTTTCAACCCCTATTCCCCTGGCGGCAAGGTCGTTCTCCACAAGCTTTAACGAATGGGCCACAAGGTCCTTAACATCCACCTTTCGGGCAACCACGGGCACGGGCTTTGCAAATTCAAGCAACTGGGTAATGGCCCGGTTGAGCCGTTCGACCTCGTGGATCATGATATCGGCCGTCTCCCTGTCCTCGGCAACGCCCTTATACCGCTCCCTGAAATAGGTGGCAAATCCCTTGATGGAGCTCAAGGGATTTCGAATTTCATGGGCCACACCTGCGGCAAGCTTACCAACGGCAGCAAGGCGACGACTCCTTTCCACCTCCTGCTTTAACGCCGTAAGCTCGGTCAGATCCCTGAACAAAAAAAGATAGCCTGATGCCCCTTGTCCGTCATCCCGGATGGGTGAAGCAACCACATCCAGGACCAGAGAACCACCGGACAGGGAAGGAAAGGCAAGCTCCCTTGAGATTTTTTGATTTTTTTCTTCCATGATTGCGGCCATTTCAACCAGCGCCACCGGCAGGACCGGCTTATCTTTTTCCCCGAGAATCACCATGGCTTCCCGGTTCCAGGAAGTGATTTCAAGGTTAAGATCCACGGCAATCAAGCCTGCGGGCATGGTTTCGACCAGCCTGTTTGAAAAGGCCATGACCCTGGAAAGCGACGACCGGGTGGACCGGTATCCCTGGAGCATAAAAAGGCCAACAATACCAGCACTTGCCATGAGAAAGAGAACGGCACCATTGATGATAACATGGTTAATATAGGCTCTTTTCCCTGACGCGGCGCCGGTCATATCAAGGCCTGCAATGATAATCTGTGGACCCGAATCCCGGCATTGTTCAGGACACCTGGAGAAATGGGAACTGAACCAGTCACCCTCTGCCGGTTGGTGGCTGGCGTGGACCTTTTTTGATGATGCCGGACCCGGGATTTCTGGAGCTGTACCTGTTTCAGGCTGTGATTCCCGGGTCAGAAAAAGGCCTTGAACAGCCCCGGCTGTCCTCCGCCTGCCCATGCGCCCCCCCGGCCCTGGACGATGAAACCGCTTTGCCGGGGTGAACACCTTAAATACCTCAAAGGTCTTGTCCCCTTCCCCAGAAAAAACTTCCCGGTGAAAAATGGCCGTACCGTCACCCAGGGGGTCCACATCGGGCATTTTCCCATAAAAGGTGCCAATTTTTTCAGGATCACTGTGGGCCAGAATCTTTCCATCCCCGGTTATGATCATCAGATATTTCACTTCCGGCTGAAAGGCCGTTTCAGTCAACAGGTTCTGGACCCTTGCTGCCCGCCATCTCATCGTCATCATACCCGTGCGGGTGCCGGCCTCAAAGGCCCTGATAAGAAAGGTTCCCTTTGCCGTCAGCTTTTCAACAATCCTGGCGTCGTGTTCCTTGATGTTGTCCATGGCCATAAGCATAAAAATGGACATCAGCACAAGAATTGCCCCCATGATTATAAAAGGGGAGATTCCCGTTGTTCTCTTTTTGGGTTCTGTCATTGGCCCATCTCGCGTAAAATCCATAGGTTTGTTCTTAATTTTTCCTTGTTCTCCCCAATTTACCAAGCAATTATGGTGCCCGGGCCGACACACCCGGAGTTTCACCATTGACCACCCGGGGAGCCGGGTATTTTATACCCATGTGAGGACACCGTACTGGATACAAAATACCCGATACCCATGTATCACGATTCAGTCACACCACAAAGGAAAAAATGTATTTTGCATTATATTTCAGGAAGTTAATCCTTTTGATCAGCCCATGGCACGCCGTATGCAGTGATTAGTATCCAACAACAGCGGATGTGCGGCCCGGGCCGCAAAACATGAACAGACAAAAAGGTGGCCAGACCACCACAAAGGAGAAAACCATGAAAAAACAAATTATTATCCTTACAACACTCGTATTTGCCATAGTTGGGCTTTCTGGAGTAGCATTTGCCTGGAACCACGGCCAGGGGCATGGAAAAAAGGGTTGCCGGGCCGGATACAACAGTCCCATGGCAAACCTTACCGAGGACCAGCAAACCCAGCTTAAAACCCTTCACCAAAAATTTATTGATGAAACAGCAGCGACCAGGGCAGCCATGCGTGCAAAAAAAGATGAGCTAAGAATCCTCATGCAGACATCGGCCCCAGACGGACAACGCCTTGTTGCACTTGCCAATGAAGCAGGTGATCTTCAAAAGGCTTTGATGGTCAAACGGATCAACTTTGCCCTTGAGGCAAAAAAGATTGCCCCGGAAATCAACTTTTTTGCAGGCGGCAAGGGATTTGGAAAAAAGGGCTGCATGGGAGGCCCCAGGAACGGCATGACCATGGGCGATCAAGACAATGACAGCACAGATCCTGACACCATTGACAAATAAGCACCAATAAAGGAACAAGGCCCTCCTGTTCAACCGGGAGGGCCTTGTTCATTTCAACACAAATACCCACCGGTTCTTCTGGGAAATTTTTCCGTCATAGGTGTAGCCTGCCACCTTGAACGACTTGATCATCCCTGGTTCTGTCACCCGTTGTTGAACGATCTGCCTTAAAAAGAGCCCCCTGGCCTGTTTTGAGTGGGCTGCAACGGTTTTTAATACTCCCCCTTTTTTTTCCATGAACGCAAGGGTGATGACCCTCGCTTTTAATCCACCCTTTGTAACCAGGGATGCATATTCGTCCGATGCCAGGTTCACGATGAATTCATCCGCGGCAAGATTCTCATCAAACCATTCGTGAATCGGAGATGTCCAGAATTTACGCAAGGTCATGTTTGCGCCGCATTCAAGCTTGCAGGTGAAATCCAGTCTGTGGGCAAAAACAGCGTCAAAGGGATTGAGCACCCCGTAAAGGGCCGAGAGAATCACCAGGTTTTGCCTGCAAAATACGAGGGATTCTCCTGTGAATGCTTCCGGAGCAAGGGCCTTGTACACAGCGCCCTGGAATGCAAAGATTGCAGGAACTGGCCGGGTTTCACCAAACCCGTTAATCTGATCCAGGGTTTTTCGGGCAATGGCGTCACTCACCTTGAAGAGCGCCTTGAGCTCTATTTCAGAAAACCCCTTGAGCAAACGAATCAGTGCTTGGGCCCGTTGCTCAAAAACAGGCCTGGTCATTATGATTTCAGATTCAATCTCCGGACGAAGCATGGTTTTTTCCGGATCTGCCATGGTTTTGGCAGGGGAGAGGATGATTTTCATTTTAATTCCCATGTTTGTGGGTTTTTAAACATATTTTACCCGGTGGAACAGTTATTTCTGTCGAATCCTTGCAATCGCTTCCTGGTAACAAATAGGACAATAGGTGGAGGTTACCTGGATCTTTCCCTTTACATTTAAATACTCCTCAACCGACATCCAACAGCCTTCTCCGGGGTTTTTACCAGCGTCGTTACGAATTTTTTTACACACACAGCAAACCGGCAGAATTTTTTCATACATCTTTAATTTCTGTTTTAGTTCATACTTTTCAAGCACCTCATTGATGCGAAACGTCCGCTCCTCAGGGCTCCCGGGCTTGAGCATATATTCATCGGCACCCAACCGGATTGCCTGAATCGCAGAATTAAGATCCCCATAACCGGTCATTATCATGGCCATTCCGTCAGGGTTTACCTGCTTGGATCTTTTAAGCACCTCAATACCGTTAACCTTTCCCATGATAAGATCGGTTATGACCAGGTCAAAATCAGCCCCCTGCCCATCTAAAATAGTCAGGGCGGCTTCGCCGGATTTTGCCGTGGAGACGTCATATCCCTGGGCCTCAAGCTCCCTGCCGATTCCCATCAGCACAATGGGGTCATCATCAACCAGCAATATACGGTACGGTAATTTTTCCATATAACCTCTTTTAAACAATTGGCGTTCGTTCGCCTACACCTCTCTTACAGGCGAAAATTCCATGGCAAACCAGGCCCCATTCTCCCTTGGCAGAGCCCGCAGGGTTCCATTATGGCGAAGGATGATCTCGTGGCAGATGGAGAGCCCAAAACCCATACCAAGCTGCTTTTTGGTGGTAAAAAAAGGATCAAATATTTTATCAAGATCCTCCGGGGCAATTCCAGGCCCGGTGTCAACATAGTCCACAAAAATTTTATCAGCTGAAACCCTTGTGGTGATCAAGATCTCATTTTGACAGGACAGGATTTCAAATTTATCCCCCCCGGCACCCCTAGCTGATTCCACGGCCTCGATGGTGTTGTTAATGAAATTCAAAAAAACCTGCCCCAGATCCTGGGGGTGACAGTCAAAGTCCGGAACACACTCAGACAGCTCCAGGCGGGCAATGATTCCCTTTTTCTTTAAATAGGCTTCCGACAGTTTTACCGTGTCATGAACAATGGCATTTATATTTGCTCTCTGCATATAATCAAGGCCGGGGCGATTGAGGTTGAGCAGCTTTTTAACAGTGCTTCCAATGCTTTCAAAGGCACTTCTGATCAGGTCAATCTCTTCTATGGCCTTTTTATCGTTGAGGTTTTTTTTGCGAACCAGGGCCAACAGGGCCGAGATTCCTGCCAGGGGGGAATTGATTTCATGGGCAATGGATGCTGCAAGCTGCCCTGCGGCCGCCAGTCGTTCCGTTCGCACGAGCTGGGCTTCCAGCAGTTTGCGCTCAGCAATGTTTGTCAGCACACCATTGGCCCCCGAAAAACTGCCGTCATTG
Coding sequences:
- a CDS encoding PAS domain-containing sensor histidine kinase, yielding MTEPKKRTTGISPFIIMGAILVLMSIFMLMAMDNIKEHDARIVEKLTAKGTFLIRAFEAGTRTGMMTMRWRAARVQNLLTETAFQPEVKYLMIITGDGKILAHSDPEKIGTFYGKMPDVDPLGDGTAIFHREVFSGEGDKTFEVFKVFTPAKRFHRPGPGGRMGRRRTAGAVQGLFLTRESQPETGTAPEIPGPASSKKVHASHQPAEGDWFSSHFSRCPEQCRDSGPQIIIAGLDMTGAASGKRAYINHVIINGAVLFLMASAGIVGLFMLQGYRSTRSSLSRVMAFSNRLVETMPAGLIAVDLNLEITSWNREAMVILGEKDKPVLPVALVEMAAIMEEKNQKISRELAFPSLSGGSLVLDVVASPIRDDGQGASGYLFLFRDLTELTALKQEVERSRRLAAVGKLAAGVAHEIRNPLSSIKGFATYFRERYKGVAEDRETADIMIHEVERLNRAITQLLEFAKPVPVVARKVDVKDLVAHSLKLVENDLAARGIGVEKTIPRDQKEVTIDPDRLNQILLNLYLNAIQAMDNGGTLGVKVTTEKGCLFVEVSDTGSGIAVSDMEKIFDPYYTTRARGTGLGLAMVHRNLETMGADIRVESREGHGTTFFLKIPCLDTGETE
- a CDS encoding cupin domain-containing protein — translated: MEKGKVSRRIRYFMDKREMDLAALAGLTGLKQEFLDTMLNENVYPPLGPLMKIARALGVRLGTFLDDQESDDPFIVRRSEREAAFSVLGGKGKPAALNFYSLGKGKTDRHMEPFFVEILPESAKTKELSSHEGEEFIAVVTGCVEIIYGKETYLLNPGDSVYYNSVVPHYVSCAGSEKAEIHAVIYIPE
- a CDS encoding sigma-54-dependent transcriptional regulator, yielding MDCRNRILVVDDDLGHRTMLRTLMTGWGYEVTVADDGTTGVDAVKSAPFDMVLMDMKMITMSGMEALEEIHGFNPSLPVIIMTAYSSVETAVTALKRGAVDYLTKPLDFEKLKLTLARMVETLCLKQENLTLRQSLGKQFNRENIIGNSPAMLALLETVEMVAPSEANILIYGESGTGKELIAGALHQNSTRRVHPFVRINCAAITETLLESELFGHERGAFTGADRRRKGSFLAADRGSILLDEIGEMNQAMQAKLLRVLQEREVTPVGSETPVPVDVRVMASTNRDLARMVEQGHFRQDLFFRLNVVGIEIPPLRARSQDVPVLALHFLRLFAEKNNRDIRGFTPEAMDAMIHYPWPGNVRELMNSVERGVVLARSDYLNLNDLPFIRQGQVMNTGWSGENPSAGVDRPLAEIEQEAVLKTLASADNNKSEAARRLGITRKTLLKKLRLYGEA
- a CDS encoding periplasmic heavy metal sensor — its product is MKKQIIILTTLVFAIVGLSGVAFAWNHGQGHGKKGCRAGYNSPMANLTEDQQTQLKTLHQKFIDETAATRAAMRAKKDELRILMQTSAPDGQRLVALANEAGDLQKALMVKRINFALEAKKIAPEINFFAGGKGFGKKGCMGGPRNGMTMGDQDNDSTDPDTIDK
- a CDS encoding AMP-binding protein; the protein is MTNTTTLEEHTLGQILDRTVERYPDNEILVYIDRDFRLTYREFSNLVDEVAKGLMALGIKKGEKVAVWATNIPFWVTLQFATAKIGAVLLTVNTNYKLAELDYLLKQSDTENLFIIDGFQDTDYVNTLYELVPELKTQQRGHLSSPSYPCLKRVCFLGQEKHRGMYSIPEIRALGTMVSDDQYLERQATLDCHDVVNMQYTSGTTGFPKGVMLTHYNIGNNGFWIGENQRFSENDRLCLPVPLFHCFGCVLGVLAAVTHGTAMVILEGFDPLLIMASVEQERCTALYGVPTMFIAVLDHPMFKKFDFSTLRTGIMAGSNCPVHVMEQVIEKMNMTDITICYGLTEASPVMTYTRINDDLRKRVETVGQALPHIEVKIIDIDTGETLAPGIQGEVCCRGYNVMKGYYNNPQATADAIDTKGWLHSGDLGIMDKDGYLSITGRHKDMIIRGGENIYPREIEEFLYRMDEIKDVQVAAVPSEKYGEEVGAFIVLKEGTLLDESDVMDFCRGKISRYKIPRYVTMVEGYPMTASGKIQKFKLSELATEIWPERR
- a CDS encoding response regulator, encoding MEKLPYRILLVDDDPIVLMGIGRELEAQGYDVSTAKSGEAALTILDGQGADFDLVITDLIMGKVNGIEVLKRSKQVNPDGMAMIMTGYGDLNSAIQAIRLGADEYMLKPGSPEERTFRINEVLEKYELKQKLKMYEKILPVCCVCKKIRNDAGKNPGEGCWMSVEEYLNVKGKIQVTSTYCPICYQEAIARIRQK
- a CDS encoding YaaA family protein; its protein translation is MGIKMKIILSPAKTMADPEKTMLRPEIESEIIMTRPVFEQRAQALIRLLKGFSEIELKALFKVSDAIARKTLDQINGFGETRPVPAIFAFQGAVYKALAPEAFTGESLVFCRQNLVILSALYGVLNPFDAVFAHRLDFTCKLECGANMTLRKFWTSPIHEWFDENLAADEFIVNLASDEYASLVTKGGLKARVITLAFMEKKGGVLKTVAAHSKQARGLFLRQIVQQRVTEPGMIKSFKVAGYTYDGKISQKNRWVFVLK